The genomic region TAGTGCGGAGAGAAGTACTGGCGCAACCTCATGCTCATAGTATGCACGAGGAGGCATACAAGCCTCGTCAAAGACCACTAGGTCGCCGTCTTTGCCGTCACGGCTATTATCGAGGTATAGTAGGAGGGCACTATTCTGCAGTAACTGGCCACCAGGATATAGCGCCGCTAAGAGTACGCGCGAGACAACGTCAAGCCTACCATAATTGACTAGGCCCTGCCACCTCTTAGGAGGGTCTCCAGGAGGTTTCACAGAATATATAAACCAGAGGCTTCGAGCGCGTCGCGACAAATCATAGAACAAGTCCATGTTCTCTAACACCTTGTAGCGAAAAATCTTCGCCAAATTCTTAACGGTATGAGAAGAGCTTTGTAGAACTAGTAGCTAGGCTTACTGTGAAAAATATGAAGGATACCCAGGGGGTTATATTACGGGGCCTCTTACAGCCTTTCTC from Pyrofollis japonicus harbors:
- a CDS encoding RNA methyltransferase yields the protein MAKIFRYKVLENMDLFYDLSRRARSLWFIYSVKPPGDPPKRWQGLVNYGRLDVVSRVLLAALYPGGQLLQNSALLLYLDNSRDGKDGDLVVFDEACMPPRAYYEHEVAPVLLSALRGKACARAESLSLIFVVRRLKRLGYRVLALREGARRIRRSDVDEGVVFLLGSYYDVPEKALSEADISVSIGPCSYLASHVAAFVNALRLGVLAP